CTATTGGATTATAGATTTTTTCTAAATTGCGGTATGAATCCATTGCTTCATGGAAAAGTTTATCCCGATCAGTATGAACAAAGAATTCCGAGGCTGACTTGTTACCAATTGGTTTTCCTTTCAATACTACCTGTGAATTTAAGTATCCTGTAGGTTTTAAAAGTATTGGATTCATGTCTACTGAGCATTCAATGCCACAAGCTTCTGCCTGAACTGCTTGTGCTCTGCCAATTTCGAGTCCATCGGGGGTTGCATAGCTATTCAATGACATGTTCTGAGCTTTGAATGGGGCAGGGTGGTAGCCATCTTGCAGGAATATCCTGCAAAATGCAGCATTTATTACACTTTTGCCTACATCCGAACCTGTTCCAACGAACATTATGGGTCGTAAATTCTTGTTCATTTTTCTTGGTTTAGCTCAATCTCGAGAATTTGTCCAAAATCGAGTTGAAGTTTGAATGATTCTTTAGGCTCTAAATTATTTATTATTGAGTAAAATGCCCTAATTGTCCCTGAATGACAAATAATTAATGAATTATTTACAGTCTTATCTTTTTTCAAATCATCTAAAAAATTCTTTGCTCTACCAAGTAAATCTTGGTATGATTCGCCTCCTGGACATGTAACGTTTGTGAAATCTTCAAACCATTTTTTCGCATAATCGGTTTTTTCGATTTCATCCCAAGTTTTATACTCCCAATCACCAAAATTCAGTTCCATTAATCGTTTATCGTAACGTATTTCTAATTGATTATTTGATAAGGAATCTGCAAGTAATACGCAACGTTTCAATGGGCTGGAGTATACTCTATCAAACTTTAATCCTTTAAGTTTATGAATTATTGTGTTTTTTTCATCTTCGAAACTATCAGCAAGTCCAACATCTGATTGCCCGTAGCAAACTCCTGATGGGAGGTTAACTTTTGTATGTCGGACTAGGTATAGTTTCATAGGAGTTTATCGACAATAATAAAAGTAATGTAGAATCCAACCTCTGAGAGTTGTTGCAATGCTCCAAGAACATCACCGGTATAACCTCCTAATTTTTTGTGGATATAGTATCTGAAGTAGAGAAAAATTAGCAGCATTGCTGCTAGCAGAAAAGGTATAGTTTGGTATGGAATCAGAATCAAAGGCAGTAAGCCTAAAACAATGGCAATTACTAAAGTGGTATTCGATTTGGTTTCGCCAACAGGTTTTGATTTGCTTGTATTATCTTCTCTTACATATTGCGATGAAAACATCAATATTACTGGATTTATACGACTCAAAGCGTGCGCAGCAATAAGTATGATAGGGATTTTTAAAGGATCTATTTCTGCCAGTAAAAATATCTTTATTAGAATTAATAGGATAATCCCAATTGCACCGTAAGTGCCAATTCGGCTATCCTTCATTATTTCAAGAATTTTCTCTTTCGAATATCCACCACCAAATCCATCGCAAAAGTCCGATAGAGCATCCTCATGAAAGGCTCCAGTTATCAGAATCATCGATAGAATAGAGAATAGGACTGAAGGATAAATTGAGAATAGCATGCTCGTAGCATAGAACACCAAAGCTCCGGCACCACCTACAATGATTCCTACCAAAGGGAAATATCTTGTGGCTTTATTTAAATTCTCACTCGAATACCCAGTACTCTTAGGCACTGGTATTCGGGTGTAGAACATAATGGCAGTAAAGAATATTCGTAGTTCTTTCTTCAATTTGTTATTCTTTATTTGATACCCCAGCGCTTTCAAAGCTAGCCATTTCATTTAAAAATAGAACAGCTGATTTAATGAGCGGGTAGGTAACAACGGCACCAGTTCCTTCGCCAAGCCTCATATTTAGGTCAACTAATGCGTCTACACCTAAATAATCGAGCATAATTTTATGACCTTTTTCCTGCGAGACGTGGCAGAAAATACAATTATCTATAATTGACTTGTTAAAATGATATGCGGATAGTAGGGCAGAGGTTGTTATAAATCCATCAACCAAAATGACCATTCCGTTTTTCTTTGCCTGAAGCATGGCTCCGCACATCATAGCAATCTCAAAACCTCCATACGTTGCAAGGATTTCGAGGGGTTCGGTTACATTGTGTTTTAGTGATGCCTCTTTAAGAATGGATATTTTCTTCTTCATCCCTTCATCATCATGTCCTGCACCTCTTCCAGTGCAATCCTCAATAGAATTACCTGTGTATTTGTGTAATAGTAATGATGCTGCCGAGGTGTTACCAATACCCATTTCTCCAAAACTTACAATATTACAACCAGCCTCGAACTCTTTGTTGATGATTTCTTTCCCTTTTTCGATTGCCTTCTTGCATAGTTCAAGTGACATGGCAGGTTCTCTCAAGATGCTTTTTGTTCCATTGGCAATTTTTGCATGAATTAAATTGCTACTCAAAGGAAATTCATAATCAACACCAGCATCTACAACTTTTAGATTTATGCCATTCTGACGACAAAAAACGTTAATTGCAGCACCTCCTGCCAAGAAGTTCATAACCATTTGGTAGGTAACTTCTTTAGGGTAGGGACTAACGCCTTCATCGGCTAGACCGTGATCGCCCGCAAAGACTAAATGGGTTGGATTTTTTAGTTCAGGCGAAAGAGTATTCTGAATTTTTCCAATTTTCAGAGCAATTTGCTCCAATTTGCCTAAAGAGCCTAGAGGCTTTGTTTTAAAATCGATTTTATGTTGTAATTCTTTTGCAATATCCATTCTATTTGATTTTTACTGAAATTCCTGAAACCATTAAATATACTGAATTTGACAGCGAAGCAATATGCTGATTAA
This DNA window, taken from Bacteroidales bacterium, encodes the following:
- the cobC gene encoding alpha-ribazole phosphatase, translating into MKLYLVRHTKVNLPSGVCYGQSDVGLADSFEDEKNTIIHKLKGLKFDRVYSSPLKRCVLLADSLSNNQLEIRYDKRLMELNFGDWEYKTWDEIEKTDYAKKWFEDFTNVTCPGGESYQDLLGRAKNFLDDLKKDKTVNNSLIICHSGTIRAFYSIINNLEPKESFKLQLDFGQILEIELNQEK
- a CDS encoding adenosylcobinamide-GDP ribazoletransferase; protein product: MKKELRIFFTAIMFYTRIPVPKSTGYSSENLNKATRYFPLVGIIVGGAGALVFYATSMLFSIYPSVLFSILSMILITGAFHEDALSDFCDGFGGGYSKEKILEIMKDSRIGTYGAIGIILLILIKIFLLAEIDPLKIPIILIAAHALSRINPVILMFSSQYVREDNTSKSKPVGETKSNTTLVIAIVLGLLPLILIPYQTIPFLLAAMLLIFLYFRYYIHKKLGGYTGDVLGALQQLSEVGFYITFIIVDKLL
- the cobT gene encoding nicotinate-nucleotide--dimethylbenzimidazole phosphoribosyltransferase, with the translated sequence MDIAKELQHKIDFKTKPLGSLGKLEQIALKIGKIQNTLSPELKNPTHLVFAGDHGLADEGVSPYPKEVTYQMVMNFLAGGAAINVFCRQNGINLKVVDAGVDYEFPLSSNLIHAKIANGTKSILREPAMSLELCKKAIEKGKEIINKEFEAGCNIVSFGEMGIGNTSAASLLLHKYTGNSIEDCTGRGAGHDDEGMKKKISILKEASLKHNVTEPLEILATYGGFEIAMMCGAMLQAKKNGMVILVDGFITTSALLSAYHFNKSIIDNCIFCHVSQEKGHKIMLDYLGVDALVDLNMRLGEGTGAVVTYPLIKSAVLFLNEMASFESAGVSNKE